A single genomic interval of Aedes aegypti strain LVP_AGWG chromosome 1, AaegL5.0 Primary Assembly, whole genome shotgun sequence harbors:
- the LOC5577009 gene encoding uncharacterized protein LOC5577009, with protein sequence MDQEAFLTPRKISQNAFNAAGKSTARAHSPSFKPYSPKSPKSLSRSSAGTSRINLLPVIRTPPSRMLKVFDSPTFFQRPSIPQTGSVTQFEWCLDGVSYLGPANVEAHETEFLTAIDSFMGRKFKQKRDGVAQTVLTFPSILPKEVEDKLASCFSFHYNQQQEHEVEQQEHEVEQQEPDVIIHHDPRDALRRKLFNCSADSTVSENPDQDDSLDHLDIHSLSPAPVSPDVNEKCVQNLKRSRCFGSQEIEIDPDNISLSSVVDNDTESFGALSPISKISTSPSPLKRSTNSTTHDAILRSTPEKQTDLTVDFTEEDQLSSLVSQYLTTPEKQTDLTVDFTEEDHLSSLVSQYPTTPLRHTSRERRPNRKNLSRSFLLYSEEDRFEEEQQLSKEFHQRSFVDISRDKENIDNAKGIRRLAKSDSETSSGKNVYHMDIGFNEEETRTNQETNVAMQSEYCEGDQQTPQRFEITKCPPGPILTVQPPSPRVAR encoded by the exons ATGGATCAGGAAGCATTCCTCACTCCTCGTAAGATCTCTCAGAATGCGTTTAACGCGGCCGGAAAGTCCACAGCCAGGGCGCATTCACCGTCCTTTAAACCCTATTCGCCAAAATCGCCAAAATCGTTATCCAGGTCGTCGGCCGGAACCAGTAGGATAAACTTACTTCCGGTCATCCGAACACCACCCTCCAGGATGCTCAAAG TGTTTGATAGTCCTACTTTCTTTCAACGGCCAAGTATTCCCCAAACCGGAAGTGTCACGCAGTTCGAATGGTGCCTTGACGGGGTGAGCTATCTCGGTCCGGCCAATGTGGAAGCGCACGAAACTGAATTCCTGACTGCCATCGACAGTTTCATGGGCAGAAAGTTTAAACAGAAACGGGACGGAGTGGCCCAAACTGTGCTAACGTTCCCATCAATTCTACCCAAAGAAGTTGAAGACAAGTTGGCCTCCTGCTTTAGTTTCCATTACAATCAACAGCAAGAGCACGAAGTCGAGCAGCAAGAGCACGAAGTCGAGCAGCAAGAGCCTGATGTAATTATCCATCATGATCCCAGAGATGCGCTCCGCCGAAAACTGTTCAACTGTTCGGCAGATTCGACCGTTTCGGAGAATCCAGATCAGGACGATTCACTTGATCACCTGGATATCCATTCACTAAGTCCGGCGCCCGTCTCTCCGGACGTCAACGAAAAATGCGTGCAAAATTTGAAGCGATCGCGTTGTTTTGGATCTCAGGAAATCGAGATCGATCCGGACAACATTTCTCTCAGTTCCGTGGTGGACAACGATACAGAATCCTTCGGGGCGCTGTCTCCCATTTCCAAAATCTCGACATCGCCTTCTCCGTTGAAGCGAAGTACAAACTCAACAACTCACGATGCCATCTTACGGAGCACGCCGGAAAAGCAAACTGACCTAACGGTGGATTTCACCGAGGAGGACCAATTGTCTTCCTTGGTATCGCAATATCTGACCACGCCGGAAAAGCAAACTGACCTAACGGTGGATTTCACTGAGGAGGACCATTTGTCTTCCTTGGTATCGCAATATCCGACCACGCCGCTTCGTCACACGTCCAGGGAAAGACGCCCTAATCGGAAGAATCTGTCCCGGTCCTTCCTGCTATACTCGGAAGAGGATCGTTTCGAGGAAGAGCAACAACTTTCGAAGGAGTTCCATCAAAGGAGTTTCGTTGACATCAGCAGAGATAAGGAGAACATCGACAACGCAAAGGGGATTCGTCGTTTGGCCAAATCGGACTCGGAAACCAGCAGCGGTAAGAACGTCTACCACATGGATATTGGATTCAACGAAGAGGAAACACGTACGAATCAAGAAACTAACGTTGCAATGCAATCCGAGTACTGCGAAGGTGACCAGCAGACTCCGCAACGGTTCGAGATCACGAAATGTCCGCCAGGGCCAATTCTGACGGTACAGCCCCCCTCCCCCCGGGTTGCTCGATAA